In one window of Hevea brasiliensis isolate MT/VB/25A 57/8 chromosome 10, ASM3005281v1, whole genome shotgun sequence DNA:
- the LOC110669984 gene encoding dolichyl-diphosphooligosaccharide--protein glycosyltransferase 48 kDa subunit, whose product MEKLSISILLTISLLPFLCSSFSPESPTDRRILVLLDDFSFKSSHSIFFNSLKSRGFDLDFKLADDPKLALQRYGQYLYDGLVLFSPSVERFGGALDLAAVLDFVDSGHDLIVAADASASDLIKSIATECGVDFDEDPSAMVIDHKKYAVSEIEGDHTLIAADDLIQSDVILGKTKIEAPVLFKGIAHSINVANGLALKVLSASPSAYSANPNSKLSSPPSLTGSAISLVSVMQARNNARIMITGSLDIFSNRFFTSSVQNAESKIKYDKSGNEQFVTELSKWIFHERGHLKAVNVRHHKVGEADEPAMYRIKDDLDFSVEIYEWSGKSWEPYVADDVQVQFYMMSPYVLKTLSTDQKGLYHASFKVPDVYGVFQFKVEYQRLGYTSLSLSKQIPVRPFRHNEYERFITTAFPYYGASFATMAGFFIFSFVYLYNK is encoded by the exons ATGGAGAAACTCTCCATCTCGATACTTCTAACGATCTCCCTGCTCCCCTTTCTCTGCTCCTCATTCTCACCGGAATCCCCAACCGATCGCCGCATTCTTGTCTTGCTCGACGACTTCTCTTTCAAATCCTCCCACTCCATTTTCTTCAACTCACTTAAGTCTCGTGGATTCGACCTCGATTTCAAGCTCGCCGACGATCCCAAGCTCGCACTTCAGAGATATGGGCAGTACTTGTACGATGGGTTGGTTCTCTTCTCTCCTTCGGTTGAGA GATTTGGAGGTGCATTGGATTTAGCAGCTGTGCTTGACTTCGTTGACTCGGGCCATGACTTGATTGTAGCCGCTGATGCTTCTGCGTCTGATTTGATTAAGAGCATCGCCACCGAATGTGGAGTTGATTTTGATGAG GATCCGTCGGCTATGGTCATCGATCACAAAAAATATGCGGTCTCGGAGATCGAGGGTGATCACACGTTGATTGCTGCAGATGATTTGATTCAATCTGATGTTATACTGGGAAAGACTAAAATTGAG GCTCCTGTACTTTTTAAAGGTATTGCACATTCTATAAATGTGGCCAATGGCCTG GCCTTGAAAGTCCTTTCAGCTTCTCCTTCAGCATATTCAGCTAATCCTAATTCTAAGCTGTCAAGTCCTCCATCACTCACCGGATCTGCTATCTCATTAGTTTCAGTAATGCAG GCTAGAAACAATGCTCGAATTATGATTACTGGCTCTTTGGATATATTTAGTAACCG ATTTTTCACATCAAGTGTGCAGAATGCTGAGAGCAAAATAAA ATATGACAAATCTGGTAACGAGCAGTTTGTGACTGAACTTAGCAAATGGATCTTCCATGAAAGAGGTCATCTAAAG GCTGTTAATGTTAGGCACCACAAAGTTGGGGAAGCTGATGAACCTGCAATGTATAGGATCAAAGATGATCTG GACTTTTCtgttgagatatatgaatggtcTGGAAAGAGCTGGGAACCATATGTGGCCGATGATGTTCAGGTTCAGTTCTACATGATGAGCCCTTATGTGTTGAAAACCCTCTCGACTGACCAGAAG GGTCTCTATCATGCATCATTCAAGGTGCCTGATGTCTATGGGGTTTTCCAGTTTAAGGTCGAGTATCAGAGGCTTGGATACACTAGTTTGTCTCTATCCAAGCAG